The Anas acuta chromosome 2, bAnaAcu1.1, whole genome shotgun sequence genomic interval AACCCTTTGCTAAATTTTGGTTCTCTGGATGTTCAAACATTGTCaattttttctccattgttaCATTCCCTAGAACAGAGATCACCTTTCTACCATTGAACATAACAAAAAGAATTAAACAATTATTGAACTgcaagaaaaagtgaataaCCATACCCATGAATATAAAGACCTggagaaaaaagtaaatcttcCCGAATGCTTGGGGAATTAGAAATGGGCCTGTCCAGCTGATAAAGAAAGGCTCTGTAGACCAAGTACATGTACACAGCAATCTTAGTAAGTCTTTTTACTGAACTGATAATGaaagctatttatttaattttccatcaCACTTTCCGCATGTCTCCCAGTAAAGGAATTTTTACTCCTCAAATTATTGCtgatttgaatttgaatttgtCCAGTCAACACACAGTTATGCCCAGTATTATGCATAATACCATAAAGTTTTCTATCTTGATGATGCCTGTTGAGATTTAATTACCAGACTTCTaagtcattttgaaaatgactCAGAAAAACCATTCTTCATCTATGACACATCTATTAAATTAGTCATTTATAGAAAGTTTCAATTATAGTGTAAGCCAAAACCAATGacattatttgcttttattataaTATACATTTAATTGGGAAGATCATCAAGAACTGATGAGGAAATGCTTGCAGTGATTCCAGTGAATGAGAATCACATGGATGAGTCCAGTACTGTATGTGCAGTGGCACAGAGTGTATACCAGTCCTTTGGCGACACCATCAGGTATTTTCTTGGCAGGAATATTGTGATAGGGAGTTTCACCTCCATGGCTGGATACAGGACTGACAGGATAATGACTGCATCTGCAGATATTCCATTCTTGTAAGATTCTAACTATGGTCATGTTGCTTTCCATATTGCTCTTGTGCAGCCTGACCCACTGACTGACCTCAGGAGCCAGCTTAATGTCATTACAGAGCACACCAGACACTGCCTAACAGACTTCTGTAACTTTCTCTTTTGGAGTGTCAAGTTAGGCACCTGCTGATATAACCATGTTGTTAAGAAGATTGGTAACAACTGAAACTGTTCATTATCTTCAAAGAGAATTTACCTGCCATTATCCAGTGCTGTAATAAAAGGTCCTCCAGAAggactttgtgttttgttgggaaaaaaggagagagtgTGAAACAGAttagaagcaaagcaaaacaaacaaaaagggaatGTATTTGTAGCCAGCCTTAACAAAAGAAAGGATGCAACTGCTCTGGTATTGAGGTGGAATAAAATTATAATCCTAGAGCTTCCCTGAAAGATTCTTCTCTGCTAGTATCCAAAAGGGTCACTAACTTCCACCGGAGGAGGGAACAGAAAGCAATTACATGAACTGAACCTACAGCTCCTTTACTCGACAGGCTTAACCTTCTCCAAGCGTGCCCAGGACTTGCAGTTCTTATCTCCCATAAAGGGAGAGAGTATCTAATAAAAAGGTTTAATTACTTTGCAACTTACTCTATAGGCTTATCTTTCAGGCCAGCTAGATAAAATTTAATGGAGAAAAGCCCAGGCTACCTGAAGATAACTGAGTGTACAGACTGAAGGGCATGATACAAAGATCTGAACAGCTGGTTACATTTCATAGCAGTGATTCCCTATCTAGAAGAACGTTATAAGATGTGTATGAGAAAGAGGCTCCACACAGGAAGTATAAAGCATTATTTCCAGTTCAGGCTTTGTACTGACAGACTGTTCTTAACCACTGCTACTTCAATTGATAGTTTTTATAAGACAGTCACAATAGATTACAGCTGAGTCTCATAAATTCTGTTACCATGAGTGTTTAGTTACAGAAGTAcatgaaaaacacagcaatCACTGTTAATCAATGAAATGAAGTCTTTCTAAGACCAAGGTACTGAAGTGAGTTCCTCATTATTCACAATCATAAAAATTAGAGGTTGGGGGTTGTTCAGATGTACTGAGAACTCCTAATAGAAATGTTACTGAGAACTGTGCCTCTTTCCCTCTTGTGTTCATATAGAGCCTATACAGTGGAGTCTGGAAGCTGATGAGGGCATTAATTTATTAGTAATATGTTACTCAAGAAGTGTAGGCCTCCTCAGCTTGCTAGTTGAGTGCTTGCTGCTAGCTCCTGGCTAGACAGCTATTTGAGTGCCTTTGAGAAGGATGtgtgaatgcaaaaaaaatcatacatgtGTTGCACTGAATCTTGCTATATAAACACATCAGGATGATATGGTTGCACTGAAGTGCTGTGGGGTTGCTGAACACTGCTGGTAGTACTTAGGATCTCATTGGCTTAGTAACTTTTCTAGTATGCAAATATcctaattctttctttttttttttctcaacaacTTCAAAGGCTTATGCCTCACCAACCCCACACCTATTCATGGTTCTAGTGGTACCCAGCATGGTACCTGCTAGAAGACAAGTTGGGGGTGTTGGCTGACACTCACCTGAACATGACCCAGCCATGTGCCCAGGTGGCAAGAAGGCcgacagcatcctggcttgtgtcaggaatagtgtagccagcaggaccagggaggtgatcgtccccctgtactctgctctggtgaggccgcacctcgactgctgtgttcagctttgggaccctcactacaagaaggacattgaggccctggagcatgtccagagaagggcgacgaagctgatgaagggcctggagcacaagtcctgtgaggagtggctgagggaactggggttgtttagtctggagaagaggaggaccTCTcacttattgctctctacagctacctgaaaggaagctgtggggaggtgagggttggcctcttctcactgGTCATACATatagagggaatggcctcaagttgcaccagaggaggtttagattggaaaggaggagacatttcttctcaggaagagcagtcaggcattgggatgggttgctCAGGAAGGTGGTGGGGTCACTGTCCTTGGGGGTGTTGAAGGAAAGGTGGGACTtggtgctcagggacatggGTTAGTTGGGTGATAatggtagtagggtgatgatcttggaggtatcttccaaccttaatgattctatgattctacctCCCACCtgaccaggttgcccaaagccctgtccaacctggccttgaaagatcccttccagggatggggcatccaccacttctctgggcaacctgttccagtgcctcactgccctctgagtgaagaatttattccttatatCTAAACTAAATCTACCCACTTTCAGTTTCAAGCCATTCCCCTTGTCCCGtccctacactccctgatacagagacccccccccagctttcctgtaggccccctttacGTACTGCAAGGCAACGGCCTTCCGTAAGGGCTCCCTAGAGCCTGGGAACTCTCAAGCCTTTTGTCAGGGTATTGAATCATTTTCTCATATGGTACTAGgtttaaaaatttaattgaTACAATACAATTGAgatatgtacatacacacatacataaataatatatatctGCTGCATTGGGAAAGGATCACACCAATCAACTTCACTGCCTGCACCCTACTTGCCTTAGGCAATTTCATAGGAATGACATAGAAAGATACTTAACAGGATTTAGTTCTTAGATTAAGTTCCTTGTACATTAAATCACAACAGCTCTGCTATAGCCTCATCTTCTACTAGAAAAGAATATACTAAGTGTAGGTGGAAATACAAAGGAGATTCTTAGTCTGGCATTGTATTTATCTCAGATTTTTCATTTGGGAAATCAGAGAAAAAGCTCAAACAACCTGTGTATTGACTCTAAAAGATACAATACGCTGCTCTATGTATATGCACAACTGAATTGCCAGTTTGTTTTCAAGAGATACGTCAGTGAAATACCACCCAACCAGGCTATTTAAAGCTTCTGTTCCTTCAGTGCCAGGCTTCTCAGTTCTTCATGaagtttatcattttcttcCATAAGTCTCTTGCATTCTTCTTCCTTCAGCTccaggtgactttttttttttttttagctttttttttattctttaaaaatattaaattgaaaTAACGTTATATATGTTTAATGGAGAAATAAATCCATCCTTCAACTCCAGGtgattttttagtttttttttttaatcttgaaaaataataaattaaaataatagtatAATGATTTTTGTGGACAAACCTTGTCAACaatggagaggaggaaggcatAGAAGGCAGGAGACAGTTTCTGAAGTGCTAATAGTTTCTGCAGCACTTTATTAATCCCTTATAGCAATTCACAAGTGTCATGTGAGAAAAATGCCTTTAATACCTCCTCAGGATATGAAGTTGCTTGTACAACACCAATTACTGAGAAACCTCAGCATAGTGTAAGAATTATCATTCATACCTCCAGAAGTTTTATGTGATTTTATATGTGTTTATGTACATCCAAAGAGTATATTATGAATCAAACACCGAAAGGAATTGAGCCTTTGTGAGAGAAGTTGTGTGTCACACATCACAAGTATTTCTGtgggtcttttttgttttgttttgtttgcttgttatttatttatttattttttccttgtgattTTCATCTACTTCTAGTTTAATTATAGAGTcacaatcacagaatagtttgggttggaagggacctcaaagaccattttccacccccccccccaacatgggcagagatgccacccactagaccaggttgcccaaagcctcatccaacctgtCCTTAAACAATTCCAGggacagcttctctgggcaacctgttctggtgcctcaccaccctctgagtaaagaatttcttccttctatctaatctaaatgtactctcttctagtttaaagccattcctcTCACTACAATCCCTAACAGAGCCTCTCCTCTCCAGCCCTCATGTAGGCCTCAGTTAGGTGCAGGAAGGCCAatataaggtctccccagagccttctcttctccaggctgaacaaccccaactccctcagtctgtcttcataggagacgtgctccagccccttgatcatcctcgTGGCCGTCCTCTGGCCACTCCAGCGTATCTGTGtcaccccagagctgaacacagggctCCAGATGGGGTcacatgagagcagagcagagggggagaatcccctgccttgccctgctggtcacgctgcttttgatgcagccctggctggctttctgggctgcaaaggcacattgccagctcatgttgaacCTCTCATATACCAACATTCCCACGTccttctcagggctgctctcaattcattctccacccagcctgtatttgtgcttgggattgccaTGAACCAAGTACAGGACCTTGCACTAGGCGTTGTTGAACCTCAAGAGGTTCACACAGTCCCACCTCTAAAGCCTGCCCagatccctctggatggcatccatTCCCCTTTCTTTGTGATGCTTGCacaatatagaatcatagatgCATAGAATATCCtgcgttggaagggacccacaagaatcattgagtccaactcttGGCTCCCTGCAGTCATCACAAATCTCGCTTTGGGAATTCTGCCAGTTTTGGATTGTCCTGTAGGTTATATAACCGTAACTCACACAGGTGAGGCAGCGACTAGGATGAGGATCAAGGACTTCCACTTGTTTGCAGGATGAATTCTCTCTTTCTGTGGGCCAAACCTTGATAGGGCTTAGCCGTAAAGCCTGGCTCCACGGAAGTGACATGGGAACTGCGACATAGCTTGGCTTCTTGGTCTCTGCGCTAGCATCGGAACCAGCGATGTTAAAAAGCGatcttctcttcctttgtgTAAAGGAGTATTTCACATTGCACCCTACTGATTTGCCCGCCCCTCACTGGCTAGAGGCAGCCTTCATGAACATTGAGGAGAGAAATACCTAGTCTTTCTCACCAAAGAGAAGGGCCATGTGAGACCAGGAAAGCACAAAGCTGGGGAGTCCTGACTTCTGAAGAGTTCCCCCAGATGGATCTAAGTATTTGTTTTAGCTGGGGAAAATTAGTAAAGACAACCTGATAAACTATCCTAATTAACTTATGTTTAAGTAAAGATTGCATCTTTTCTTAAATAGTAAAATTACATGTATGTacaacattttgaagaaaatttggCTTGACAGACAGAGTGGTTTTGTATTTCTGGTGGTACCAGACTAAGGACTCATCATGTCCATTTATTATGTTTATCTACTGTTCCTTGTATATTGGTCAAAaccaagctggaaaaaaaaataaaataaaaataaacatcacaattaaaattaaattaatatttctgaatgcaaagcaaacaaattggTAGGTGTGAGAGCTCACTTGTTTTAGAACCCAGGTAGCATAGTGGCTTAAGGTACCAGCATTCCCTTTTGCATAAGTTGGACTTACACCATGGCAGAGCTCAGGAACGGAAATGAATCTGATGGTGTAGGTGATGTGTTGTTCAAGAGAATGGAGATTCTCTTTGGCCCTCCTTTTGCTgtcaatatatttataaaagtattttttgtcaTCCTTAACCACAGTGGCAAGGTTGAGCTCGTACTTGGCTTTGaccttcctgatttttttctctgcatatgctgGCCACTTCCTTGTACTCTCCCTGAGTTGCCTGCCCCTTCTTCCACCAgacataaactctctttttctcccaggcATTTAGCACAAATTCCCTGTTCAGCCACactggtcttcttccctgccagcccAAATCGCACAACGATCCCTGTCTAGCCTTGCCCTGAGCTACGAGTCCAGTGCTGCCATGTTTGCTTGCATCTTGAAGCAGCACTGGAGCATTCATGGGGCACTGCAATGAAGCTAACATGATCTGAGAGAGATGAGCAGATGAACTGTTCTATGATAACATGGGACAGTTCAGTTGCCTCTGTACTGTCACTCCCCAAAGCTTCCAGATGCAAGGATACTGACTCTTTGCCATGCAAGTATCAACGAAGAAATAATACTTTACTTATATGTACATAAACAGCTATTTGTGTTTTGCTGATagtttagaaaaagaaacacacatctTGGGGAATTGTTTAagttcaaaatgaaaaccagaaaccTGAGGTAAACTTTATTTCTCATCCATAGGCATTCAGAATGCTCACTTTTTTTGTGATACATGTTATGAAACGGAAGGTGCTTTTCCTCAGAACAATTCAAGTCAAAATTCTAACTACAAAGTgtagaaagttttttttttttttttttttaatgcaaggaTACAGTGCTTGTACACAACTATGGCCACATGCAGAATTCCCACAGGCAAGAGGAACTCCTACCATTCTTTCCAGGCTTCTCAGGGTTATCATCCAACATTTGAGATGTCAAatagaaaagctgcaataatGGTAATTATTTTCAACACTTAATTTCTTATGTCTTTGAATATACACCcggtgtaaaaaaaaaaaaaaaaaaaaaaacagaaaacatctctCCACAGCTTGCTCCAGTTACTCATTTagtctttcttttcagattatAAATTGTTCATTCTGGATAGGATACGTAGCACAAAAGAACTGTGGCCTAATAATCTTTTAGGCACAGCTGTGATATTGCAGTTAGTATGAGACAGTGTTGACCACTAAAGGTGGTCAATGTATCTCACTTATTTTCAACGCACACTTGTAATTAACTCTCCTCTGCTCCCACCACATGTAAACTCCACACAGGTTAATTAGTAACATAAGGATCACTTAACTCAGATGAAGATGTTGTCGGACATGTTTGGCCAAAGATTATGTTAACCAACCTACAGCCCCTTGCAGAAAAGGTAATGTTATGCCATTGGGTGGATATTATCTGACTAGAAACACTTTTATCAGTAGCAATGGATGTTCTCTGGTTTTCATAATGATGCTTCACCTTCTGCCAATACTGAGCAGAatttcaggaatattttcagcttgttaaaaataagacaaataaAACTTACagagaaggcttttttttttttttttttaaatttgcagattcaaaatcaaatcaatgaaaatatggaaaacaaaatactgaagaaagATGCCATTTACCACCACTGCCATCACAGAAAGTTGTATTTACACTGGACAAATCAAAGTTCCTGCAAAATACAGAGTACATCTAAACGCTGCCTGTGTTTCATTATACTCTCTAGGCGAGCCACTGTTATTAACTGTGGGAGAAGAGACAGCTGGAAGGCAGTTTTGGCCCTCAGTATTTTCACTGAATGTTCTGCTTGTGGGATCTGAGAAGGCTTTTCCATCTTAGTACACTTTACATTTCAGCATAACAAATTAAATTGGAATAGCGGGGCACTTTCAAGGACATTGCTTATCACCCTTTGAGACACCTTTTCAGTTAAACTGTCAAAAGTATGACTGAAAACCGGCTTGGTGTAAAGGAAGAGGGCTTCTGTGAGACGCTCGGTATGTGAGACTTTGTTAAGATTTTAGTGCGTGACATTTTTGTGTGCGAGACTTTGGTGATGTGATTTTCGTACGTGAGACTTTATGCCTGAAAACCGGCTTGATCTGAAGGAAGGATGGGTATGTGAGATTTCAGTATGCGAGACCGTGACCACGTGAGATTTTGGTAACGCCAGAATTTCGACACAAGGCATTTTCTTAACGTTTCAGCACAGCAGGCTTTATCCTTGCTCCTCCGCAGGGCGCGTTAAGCTGCGCTACAAGAAGAAACCGCGTCCGCCGGCTCTCCCCGCGGGGCGCTGACGGGGCGCAGCACGGCCGCCATTTCCCCTCCCCCGCGCCTTGCCACACACGGGCCACGCGCGCTGAGCACCGCGCATGCGCGCCGAGCCCCACCGCCCCCACAGCAGCGCCCGCCCCTTCCCCTGCGGGAGCGAGAAAACctggcgggcgggcgggcggggcggTGCCGCGCATgcgcggggggcggcggggcgacGTGTGCGCAGCCCGCGTGACCTCCCCGCTCCTCCCCGGCAGCGCCACGTCCGCTGCGgcgcgcggcggggcggggccggatggcggcggcggcggccgccattTAGAGgggaggcgggcgggcggcaggGTGTGGGGGCTGCGCTGCGCCGCGGCCATGGGCAGCGCCAGGcggctcctcctgctgctgctcctcctcgtCCTGCCCGCCGCAGTGCCGCCTGCCGCCGGCCGTGCAGGTAGGGGGGCTCGGGTGGGTCGCGATGTGGGTgcgggggctggctgggggctgggggagagggaggggggcagcggCTCGCCGGGCTCTGTGGGGAgctgtcctgctcctgccacATCATCGGCTCGGCTTCTCGTCAGCCCGGAGGAAAACCCCAAATGAGGGGTTGGGAAGGTAGCCGTAACTCGACGGTAGCTTGGTCGGCTGCGAGGGTTTCaattaaaaatctgttcttgGCGGATTTGTGCTCCCTGAAGCTTCATCATGCGAAATCCCTGCGCCTACACGCTGCGTGCGGCAGAGCGGGAGCCCCCCGTTGTGCCTCATGGGGGCACTGACGCCAGGGCTCCTGGCTGCGCTTCCCAGCCCAGAGCGGCAGCCCTCGGAGCACTCGTGCTGTTCAAGGGTTTCTGTGCCACGTGAAAgcttctgaatatttgcttGGCTTGTGTACCCACCTGGCTCTTCTAGGCTTGTGCAAGTCAGTCAGccattcatttctgttcttcttgttttttGGGAAATGCCAGCTTCATCAAACAGAACCTCTAAGTCATGTGTGTATTTGTGAGAAGCTCTCGGCCTAGCCTGCATGTGCTCTAAATAGAAACAGCGTGAACTCTGTCCTGTGGCCACTCTTTCATTAATCCTCTATGCCTGGTGTTTGAATGTATGAGACTCAGTGCCATAAAAGTAGAGAAGGAGTGAACTCTCTGACTACTCGCATCTTGGAGCACTGCTCCGAAGCTTGCTGGTTTTAGAAGGGGAGAAAAACTCCTCGAATTAGTTTGCTCATAATAGAAACTCTAACTTTAACGTTCATAATAACAGAAATTACCTTTATAACGTAAGGTAAGCTGGTTGCTCTCTGCTGTGCAAGTGCTGAAATTTATCCAGCTGTAAAGTGTTTTGAACTTTCTGATACATAAATGGGCAGCTCAAAGTAATTAGAGAATGAATGGCTGAATCGTCAACATAGGCAATCACTTGAATGTGAGTTTATTTCATAGAACATAAAATATCCAAAAttagaagggacccataaggatcatcaagtccaactcctggccctgcacaggtctgcccaaaagtttagaccataTGACAAAGTGCACAGTCtaatcgctttttaaattcagacaggctaGGTGCAGTGACTGTGTCCCTGGGGGACCTGTTCCATTGTGCAgccaccctctcggtgaagaacctcttcctgatgtccagcctaaactttccctgcctcagcttaacgCTGTTCCCACATATTTGCAGTGGAAGCTTCGAAACAGTCTGTcaatattttagtttaaaaatcaTACTGCAGTGTCAGTTTTCTGTTGGTTAATGAGGTATTGAAAAGCCTTTGCATCTTGTTTCTGTAGGTTCAGGTTTATTAGTTGCAGCTCAAGATGCTACGGAAGATGAGGAAGCTGTGGAAGATACTGTAGttgaagatgaagatgatgaagcaGAGGTTGAAGAAGATGAGCCTACGGACTTGGTAACTGTACATGAGTGTTATAAATAGGAATCGAAACAGAAGTGCTTGCAGCTAAGTTGTTATATTTGAATGGGTTTGTTAGTATTGGTATTTCCAAGTAGTTATTCTGAAGTCTCAATTTAAATTTGACCTGCTTGAAGTTTCAGAAGGATTTGTCTTTTCATGAATTACCAGCCCAAGAATGCACATGGGGACTGCTAGGTTTCTAGAAACTGCCAGAACTGCATTAGGATGAGAAGGCTTGTGTAGTATGAGACCTGGTacactgttctgtgattctgttagtCTTTAGTTGATGTTGGTGAGCTTATGGTTGTCCAAGTTTGCTAAATGGTTGATGTGCTAGGTATTCAGTACTGATAGTGTATTTAACCTTCCAAATGTAACTTTAATAGGTAGTGTATGACTAAGCAAGGTTACAAAACAGCATACTTCTTAGGCAATATGTTTTATATGTCACTGAAACAGTTTTACGTGTGGAGTTGACTTCAGGATGCTAAGCCCAGTTCTGGTTCATGGCTTCCGTACCAAATGGCATGTGAACAACTGATTCAGTAGGCTGTGCGCTGCTTCAGAGTTGTTTGAGTAGCAAAATCAAATGAAAGAACTAACTTTAAACCAGTTTGTTCAGCAGACAGTGCAAGCTGGGGACAGCCTTGCTCTCATTTGGTGGAGGCAGTAGTGATCCCTTGATTGCTACCttgattatttttgaaaataaaccaTTAAAGATTGTAATTGCTAAACTAAAAAGTGAGTAATCACAAAAGGTGATCTTGAACAAGTGAATTTGTGTAACTGCTTTGTTCCTAAAGTGTAACTGTTTCCATGCAAGCATAATGCTTCTTAAAACTGAGTAAAAGCTTCTATAAGCACTCTGTATTGAAACAACTCTCACTTGCTTTGTGGTTGTCCGTAATTTTGGTAGTGTTTGTCTTCTGAGTAGAAGTAGCTTAGATGTGATTATTTAACACTTAGATACTATTCTTTTCTATCTAACCCTACACAGAAGCCTTTCCATACAGCTAAATGGAGCTGAGTTTAGTCACTATGTCAGATATAATGAGAAggataaatactgaaaatgatgCTAATTTAGAGGTAGAACACTGTGCTACCTCTGCAATGGCAGGAATTGGTACTAATGGTTGTCGTATATGTCGACATACTTATAACTGTTGCATAGGATTCTCATAAAATAAGCATGGTCTTTGCTTCACTGTTAATtatgggatttttaaaaaaagtctcttgtcttagacagaagaaaaagaggaagaggactTGTCGGGAGAACCTAAAGCCTCACCTAGTGCTGATACAACCATACTATTTGTGAAGGGTGAAGGTAAGAGTCCTGTGCTGATCTACCATCTTTTGTACAGTTGCTCAGAGTATAtcaatgtgtgtgtgttaaaacagcgaggctttaaaaaaaaaaaattgggtcTGTTCTAGAGACCTGTTTAGAAATGGGCTAGGTGTGCTGTACCAAGTTTCTAACAGTTAACTACTTTTGTGTTTTAGATTTTCCAGCAAACAACATTGTAAAATTCCTG includes:
- the SSR1 gene encoding translocon-associated protein subunit alpha isoform X3: MRGGRRGDVCAARVTSPLLPGSATSAAARGGAGPDGGGGGRHLEGRRAGGRVWGLRCAAAMGSARRLLLLLLLLVLPAAVPPAAGRAGSGLLVAAQDATEDEEAVEDTVVEDEDDEAEVEEDEPTDLTEEKEEEDLSGEPKASPSADTTILFVKGEDFPANNIVKFLVGFTNKGTEDFIVESLDASFRYPQDYQFYIQNFTALPLNTVVPPQRQATFEYSFIPAEPMGGRPFGLVINLNYRDVNGNVFQDAVFNQTVTIIEKEDGLDGETIFMYMFLAGLGLLVIVGLHQLLESRKRKRPVQKVEMGTSNQNDVDMSWIPQETLNQISK